A region from the Methanomassiliicoccales archaeon genome encodes:
- a CDS encoding universal stress protein yields the protein MLDKILNRNNGRTNGQENIILLATDGSKPALTATKKAVELAKATRATLHVVCVNEDSMSSPLERMGDDVAEEKLIGIHSKGGEVAMEWAALNSVPAVIKTYAGGPVVGAILDYAKQIKPSFIVLGSSGRSGWERITLGSVAEGVMKHSPYPVIMTKGYNDAYITDILQIALAKLIPEEREEAPLEMVDIADLHIGRKLGLAVGTLMAFLVPYFGLGFLNSIAPDIATAKVFGDANVTVVWVLLLFPIGWITAIMFHRMASRMEGFE from the coding sequence ATGCTGGATAAGATCCTGAACCGCAATAACGGACGAACCAACGGTCAAGAGAACATAATTCTGCTAGCCACCGACGGCTCTAAACCGGCCCTCACCGCCACCAAGAAGGCGGTGGAGCTGGCGAAAGCTACTCGAGCCACTCTTCACGTGGTGTGCGTTAATGAAGATTCGATGAGCTCACCACTGGAAAGAATGGGCGATGATGTGGCTGAGGAGAAGTTGATCGGCATACACTCCAAGGGAGGAGAGGTGGCCATGGAATGGGCTGCCTTGAATTCCGTACCGGCGGTCATAAAGACATACGCGGGAGGACCGGTAGTAGGTGCTATCCTAGACTACGCCAAGCAGATCAAACCATCGTTCATTGTGCTAGGTTCGTCCGGCCGCAGTGGTTGGGAGAGGATCACCCTTGGATCGGTCGCCGAGGGCGTGATGAAGCACTCCCCATACCCGGTGATCATGACCAAAGGGTACAATGACGCGTATATAACCGACATCCTGCAGATCGCACTGGCTAAGCTCATTCCAGAGGAACGGGAGGAAGCCCCGCTGGAGATGGTGGACATAGCGGACCTGCACATAGGACGTAAGCTGGGACTGGCGGTAGGTACCCTGATGGCCTTCCTCGTTCCCTACTTCGGCCTGGGGTTCCTGAACTCCATTGCCCCGGACATCGCTACGGCCAAGGTCTTCGGCGATGCCAATGTGACCGTGGTGTGGGTACTGCTGCTCTTCCCCATCGGATGGATAACCGCCATCATGTTCCACCGCATGGCCAGCAGAATGGAGGGATTTGAATGA
- a CDS encoding Mrp/NBP35 family ATP-binding protein: MEDSDKIEVKTMDDKDYRLKKSLARIKHKIIVMSGKGGVGKSTVSVNLAISLAIRGYEVGILDADIHGPNIPKMLNIENESVMSDEEGLIPVLVPPRIKVMSMAFLLQDPDTPVVWRGPIKMGALRQFVAEVRWGDLDFLIVDLPPGTGDEPLTIAQLIDDADGAIIVTTPQDVALLDSRKSVTFAQALKLPVLGIVENMSGLICPHCHNTIDLFKKGGGERAAEQMGVPFLGRVPLDPEVVLGGDDGMPIVVKDKDNPASIAFGEMVDRILTKVNKGE; the protein is encoded by the coding sequence ATGGAAGATTCTGATAAGATCGAAGTCAAGACCATGGATGATAAGGATTACCGTTTGAAGAAGTCCCTGGCCCGAATAAAGCACAAGATCATCGTCATGTCAGGCAAGGGGGGAGTGGGGAAGAGCACCGTCTCGGTGAACCTCGCCATCTCTCTGGCCATAAGAGGTTACGAGGTCGGTATATTGGATGCCGACATTCACGGTCCGAACATCCCCAAGATGCTGAACATCGAGAACGAGTCGGTCATGTCCGATGAGGAAGGGCTGATCCCCGTACTTGTGCCGCCACGCATAAAGGTCATGTCCATGGCCTTCCTGCTTCAGGACCCGGACACCCCAGTGGTGTGGCGTGGACCGATCAAGATGGGCGCCCTGCGCCAGTTCGTTGCCGAGGTGCGATGGGGTGATCTGGACTTCCTGATCGTGGACCTGCCTCCGGGAACGGGCGACGAGCCATTGACCATCGCGCAGCTCATCGATGATGCCGACGGCGCCATCATAGTCACTACACCGCAGGACGTAGCGCTGCTTGATTCGCGCAAGAGCGTCACCTTCGCCCAGGCACTGAAATTACCGGTGCTGGGGATCGTGGAGAACATGAGCGGACTGATCTGTCCCCACTGTCACAACACCATCGACCTGTTCAAGAAGGGCGGCGGGGAAAGGGCCGCCGAGCAGATGGGCGTCCCCTTCCTGGGAAGGGTGCCTCTGGACCCGGAAGTGGTTCTGGGCGGGGACGATGGCATGCCTATCGTGGTCAAGGATAAGGATAACCCTGCCTCCATAGCGTTCGGAGAGATGGTGGACCGCATATTGACCAAGGTCAACAAGGGAGAATGA
- a CDS encoding NifB/NifX family molybdenum-iron cluster-binding protein gives MVRLCVTAEGPTLDDLVEEDFGHAKYLLIVDPDTWAVEVNDNPKKYTDVGHGIMTAENVGKLKPDAVLTGFAGDHGRRKMEALGIKLIMDEEGTVRDAVNGYIRRHMQK, from the coding sequence ATGGTCCGCCTCTGCGTCACCGCCGAGGGGCCTACCCTCGATGATCTGGTAGAGGAGGACTTCGGCCACGCCAAGTACCTGTTGATCGTGGACCCGGACACCTGGGCGGTCGAGGTGAACGACAATCCCAAGAAGTACACCGACGTCGGGCATGGCATCATGACCGCGGAGAACGTGGGCAAGCTGAAGCCCGACGCGGTCCTCACCGGTTTCGCTGGGGACCATGGCCGACGCAAGATGGAGGCCCTGGGGATCAAGCTGATCATGGATGAAGAGGGGACGGTACGCGACGCCGTGAACGGTTATATCCGCCGGCACATGCAGAAGTGA
- a CDS encoding rubrerythrin family protein → MKKTIENLAKAFIGESQARNRYTIYAKAARAEGYEQISGTFLETAEQERSHASSLWKMVQSIRAKECLDFPALHVGAEFPAEHGSTAVNLKAAIAGEHYETSSMYPEFADVADEEGYKDVAARLRAIGHAEKHHEERYQALLAQVEAGTVFKKEAKVSWICRECGYEHIGTEPPEKCPSCEHPRSFFQRRSEQY, encoded by the coding sequence ATGAAGAAGACAATTGAGAATCTGGCCAAGGCCTTCATTGGCGAGAGTCAAGCACGCAACCGTTATACCATCTACGCCAAGGCCGCCAGGGCCGAGGGCTACGAGCAGATATCCGGGACCTTCCTGGAGACCGCCGAGCAGGAGCGGTCCCATGCCAGCAGCCTTTGGAAGATGGTCCAGTCCATTAGGGCCAAGGAATGTTTGGACTTCCCCGCCCTGCACGTGGGGGCGGAGTTCCCGGCCGAGCACGGCAGCACTGCTGTGAACCTTAAGGCCGCCATAGCCGGTGAGCATTACGAAACGTCTTCCATGTACCCGGAGTTCGCCGATGTCGCTGATGAAGAGGGCTACAAGGACGTTGCCGCCCGCCTCCGGGCCATCGGTCACGCCGAGAAGCATCACGAGGAGCGATACCAGGCACTATTGGCACAGGTAGAGGCCGGAACCGTGTTCAAGAAAGAGGCCAAGGTCAGTTGGATATGCCGGGAGTGCGGTTACGAGCATATCGGAACGGAACCTCCGGAGAAGTGCCCTTCCTGTGAACACCCCCGCTCCTTCTTCCAACGCCGCTCCGAACAATATTGA
- a CDS encoding helix-turn-helix domain-containing protein has product MIEAVLEVNIPDGWVHDISVNFDVPVRILDCIPFGDKGARSFVELECDDPEMQQIISRAIEKHPDVCKWESSVTDEGRMRGIALLTKCRACKAIMRSDCYLRSAKTKGGGLVEWRVIAARESALAQMIAELKQAGCSIKLLSKKNLDDTNFVTKRQEMAILDALEKGYYDYPRRVGLQDLAKSFGVTASTMGEILQRGEKNIIREFFRTKM; this is encoded by the coding sequence ATGATCGAGGCGGTACTGGAAGTGAACATCCCCGACGGGTGGGTGCACGACATTTCTGTCAATTTCGATGTCCCAGTCCGCATTTTGGATTGTATCCCTTTCGGAGACAAGGGGGCCCGTTCCTTCGTCGAACTGGAATGTGACGACCCCGAGATGCAGCAGATCATCTCCCGCGCCATCGAGAAACATCCAGACGTGTGCAAGTGGGAATCATCTGTCACCGATGAAGGTCGCATGCGGGGCATCGCCCTCTTGACCAAGTGCCGCGCCTGCAAGGCCATCATGCGTTCGGATTGTTATCTTCGCAGTGCCAAGACCAAAGGCGGTGGCCTAGTGGAATGGAGGGTCATCGCCGCCAGGGAAAGCGCCCTGGCTCAGATGATCGCGGAACTGAAGCAGGCAGGATGCTCCATCAAGCTTCTGTCAAAAAAGAACTTGGACGATACCAACTTCGTCACCAAACGTCAGGAGATGGCCATCCTTGACGCGTTGGAGAAAGGATATTATGATTATCCCCGCAGAGTAGGGCTCCAGGACCTGGCAAAGAGCTTTGGGGTCACAGCCTCCACCATGGGCGAGATACTGCAAAGAGGGGAAAAGAACATCATCCGGGAGTTCTTCCGGACCAAGATGTGA
- a CDS encoding PH domain-containing protein, protein MGVKVELNKEFKVDPVLKSYFLAFVLMLLALFILPWWLPLMTLTTWAEGGQGATLSTLVILVIFLVPAIVWTPLYHRSLVYGLTDDEVIWSRGVLFRKTSIVPYTKITNVDIHQGPLMRRFGIYGLNVQTAGYSVQQAGRSEISIIGVKDHDRLRNLIMENVRRSKRGTPHARPLGTEELMLEELKKIRGLLERMD, encoded by the coding sequence ATGGGCGTTAAGGTGGAGCTTAATAAAGAGTTCAAGGTCGACCCTGTTCTGAAATCATATTTCCTGGCTTTCGTGCTCATGCTTCTGGCGCTGTTCATTTTGCCTTGGTGGTTACCGTTGATGACCCTGACCACCTGGGCGGAGGGCGGACAGGGCGCGACCCTTTCGACACTGGTCATCCTGGTGATATTTCTGGTCCCGGCGATCGTCTGGACCCCCCTATACCATAGAAGCTTGGTCTACGGTCTGACCGATGATGAGGTGATCTGGTCAAGGGGAGTGCTGTTTCGGAAGACCAGCATCGTGCCCTATACCAAGATAACCAACGTGGACATTCATCAGGGTCCGTTGATGCGCCGTTTCGGCATATACGGTCTGAACGTGCAGACCGCCGGTTATTCCGTACAGCAGGCCGGAAGGTCCGAAATATCCATAATTGGGGTGAAGGACCATGATCGACTGAGGAACTTGATCATGGAGAACGTTAGGAGGTCAAAGAGAGGAACGCCTCACGCCCGACCCCTGGGAACAGAGGAGCTGATGCTGGAAGAATTGAAAAAGATAAGGGGGTTGTTGGAGCGAATGGACTAG
- a CDS encoding hydrogenase iron-sulfur subunit: protein MVKGSQRMGVYICRCGGNIDNSLDTKMLHETASQLENVVHTATVDFACAPETRRSIAEEVKQHKLDRVLIAACSPKLYLKEFQQVIESADGKGCMMEMCNIREQCAWVHFNDRTAATVKAEDMLRMSHDRLLMQSNVDKSNVSQVNKFRCTGCRICESVCNFNAIKVVPDKDFGNSLKANVNINACEGCGACVAACPTAAMDQTCFSNIQIVSQIETFLKNTKMEFPKIVVFSCHWCSYTAADTAGMKRMAMDPHFVVIRTMCSARVDPEWVLKALSKGADGVLVLAGHPGRCHYEIGNLRTRKRMTLLHTYLDQMGFHPDRFHIDYVDSEEVEGYVEAVNSYVGKVKELGPNPVDMSAPIAPKRLEMPWLDIKPPKKWDEGLDL from the coding sequence ATGGTCAAGGGTTCACAGAGAATGGGTGTGTACATATGCCGTTGCGGCGGGAACATCGACAATAGCCTGGACACCAAGATGCTCCACGAAACGGCATCCCAGTTGGAGAATGTGGTCCATACGGCCACGGTCGACTTCGCCTGCGCTCCCGAGACCAGAAGGTCGATCGCCGAGGAGGTCAAACAGCACAAACTGGACCGGGTATTGATAGCTGCATGCTCCCCTAAGCTCTACCTAAAGGAGTTCCAGCAGGTGATAGAGTCCGCCGATGGCAAAGGTTGCATGATGGAGATGTGCAACATACGCGAGCAGTGCGCCTGGGTCCATTTCAACGATCGTACCGCCGCCACGGTCAAGGCCGAAGACATGCTGCGCATGTCCCACGATCGCCTGCTGATGCAGTCCAATGTGGATAAGTCCAACGTCTCCCAGGTCAACAAGTTCCGCTGCACTGGCTGCAGGATATGCGAGTCTGTGTGCAACTTCAACGCCATCAAGGTCGTTCCGGACAAGGACTTCGGCAACTCCCTCAAGGCCAATGTCAACATCAACGCCTGTGAAGGCTGCGGTGCCTGCGTAGCCGCCTGTCCAACGGCCGCCATGGACCAGACATGCTTCTCCAACATACAGATCGTATCCCAGATCGAGACGTTCCTGAAGAACACCAAGATGGAATTCCCGAAGATAGTGGTCTTCTCCTGCCATTGGTGCTCCTACACGGCTGCGGACACCGCCGGAATGAAGCGCATGGCCATGGACCCTCATTTCGTGGTCATCCGTACGATGTGCTCCGCCCGTGTCGATCCAGAGTGGGTATTGAAGGCGCTATCCAAAGGAGCCGACGGCGTACTGGTACTGGCCGGTCACCCCGGTCGTTGCCATTACGAGATAGGCAATCTGAGGACCAGAAAGAGGATGACCCTGCTGCACACCTACCTTGACCAGATGGGCTTCCATCCCGACCGCTTCCACATCGACTACGTCGATTCGGAGGAGGTGGAAGGATATGTCGAGGCGGTCAACAGCTACGTGGGGAAGGTGAAGGAACTGGGACCGAACCCGGTGGACATGAGCGCCCCGATCGCACCGAAGCGTCTGGAGATGCCCTGGCTGGACATCAAGCCGCCCAAGAAGTGGGACGAGGGGCTGGATCTCTAG
- a CDS encoding cation acetate symporter — MSSIIAMVFVVGLIAISLGVAVYTRRSARTSSEFYVAGQNISWLQNALALTGDYLSAASFLGVAGAIAVFGIDKTWDGLGYFGGYIVLLALLAVPLRKVGKFTTSEILTTRFTGSKSLRFGGMLGAVVISTFYVVPQIVGAGALLQLLMGWNYTFSVLVIGVLVIAYVTTGGMRATTYNQIIQGLILWAAMFIILILMLGMTFHFDPGEVFTQADKMIPPKLASGLLANDPTVPDFSTLTAEEAINFVSGKLTGQNTALTPGTFAPNWMNTIALAAGLVFGTAGLPHVLTRYYTVRKPKDARTSTIGVLLMIGTFYIMTVFVGFGAMYVLYPDLMGFFMNGQSSIAVNMAVPLLGEQTGGQVLLGVAIGGAFCAILSTVAGLLITIGTTVSHDFYKEVINRNASDRREVMVAKLSIVLMGVMGVGIGLGMANQNVSYLVTLAFGMAASIFFPVLFMSIWWRRYTRQGALATMIAGLVVSVVFVIATLTGTTNVLGLPVLINPALYSLPAAIIAGVIVSYLTDDVGDVDNFMRKAHGKTE, encoded by the coding sequence ATGAGCAGCATAATCGCCATGGTGTTCGTGGTCGGCCTCATAGCGATCTCTCTGGGAGTGGCCGTATACACTAGGCGTTCGGCCAGAACATCCTCGGAGTTCTATGTGGCCGGTCAGAACATCAGCTGGCTTCAGAACGCGCTGGCGCTCACGGGAGACTATCTGAGCGCCGCATCATTCCTGGGTGTGGCCGGCGCCATCGCGGTCTTCGGTATCGACAAGACCTGGGACGGTCTGGGATATTTCGGCGGGTACATAGTGCTGCTCGCTCTGCTGGCAGTGCCCCTGCGGAAGGTGGGTAAGTTCACCACATCCGAGATACTTACCACCCGATTCACGGGCAGCAAGTCCCTGCGTTTCGGAGGTATGCTAGGTGCCGTGGTCATATCCACCTTCTATGTGGTGCCGCAGATCGTGGGCGCGGGAGCCCTGCTGCAGCTGCTGATGGGGTGGAACTACACCTTCTCCGTACTGGTCATAGGAGTGCTGGTGATAGCTTATGTTACCACCGGAGGCATGCGTGCTACCACCTACAACCAGATCATCCAAGGGCTGATACTGTGGGCAGCGATGTTCATCATTCTCATCCTGATGCTGGGAATGACGTTCCACTTCGACCCCGGGGAGGTGTTCACTCAGGCGGACAAAATGATCCCCCCCAAGCTGGCCTCCGGGCTGCTGGCTAACGACCCCACCGTGCCTGACTTCAGTACGTTGACCGCTGAGGAGGCCATAAACTTCGTCAGTGGCAAGTTAACTGGACAGAACACCGCGCTGACTCCTGGTACTTTCGCCCCCAATTGGATGAATACCATAGCCTTAGCGGCCGGACTGGTGTTCGGTACGGCAGGTCTGCCCCATGTACTGACCAGGTACTACACCGTAAGGAAGCCGAAGGACGCCCGCACCAGCACCATCGGGGTGCTGCTGATGATCGGTACCTTCTACATCATGACGGTGTTCGTAGGGTTCGGGGCCATGTATGTACTGTACCCGGACCTCATGGGCTTCTTCATGAACGGACAATCGTCCATAGCCGTGAACATGGCGGTACCGCTGCTTGGTGAACAAACAGGTGGCCAGGTCTTGCTGGGTGTGGCCATAGGCGGAGCCTTCTGTGCCATCCTGAGCACCGTGGCCGGACTGCTGATCACCATAGGGACGACCGTGAGCCACGACTTCTATAAAGAGGTCATCAACAGGAACGCCTCCGATCGCCGCGAAGTGATGGTAGCCAAGCTGTCCATCGTGCTCATGGGTGTAATGGGAGTGGGGATCGGACTGGGAATGGCCAACCAGAACGTGTCCTACCTCGTGACCCTGGCCTTCGGTATGGCGGCCAGTATCTTCTTCCCGGTGCTCTTCATGAGCATCTGGTGGAGGAGGTACACTCGGCAGGGGGCCCTAGCGACCATGATCGCCGGGCTGGTGGTGTCGGTGGTGTTCGTCATCGCCACGCTGACCGGAACGACGAACGTCCTGGGACTGCCGGTGCTTATCAACCCGGCGCTCTACAGCCTGCCGGCGGCCATCATCGCCGGTGTGATCGTGAGCTACCTCACCGATGACGTGGGGGACGTGGACAACTTCATGCGGAAGGCCCACGGGAAGACCGAGTAA